In the Chlorobium limicola DSM 245 genome, one interval contains:
- the hcp gene encoding hydroxylamine reductase has translation MGMYCDQCQESVRGTGCTARGVCGKDELTARLQDVLVYAAEGLALCAEGLDGQVPAEYGRLISESLFVTVTNTNFDDEAIIRQICTTLDRRDELKGSLKEVPSHDAAVWNGRTREEFLDKSVACGIESLSGNEDLRSLKSLVLYGLKGLAAYTDHAAVLGYEDQEIYDFYVKGLASLLKPLGADELTALVLETGGVAVKAMALLDKANTETYGNPEITTVRTGVGTNPGILISGHDLRDMEDLLKQTEGTGVDVYTHCEMLPAHYYPAFKKYSHFVGNYGNSWWAQDREFESFNGPILMTTNCIVPVRESYRNRMYTTGMAGYAGLKHIGARPEGGSKDFSMLVEQAKTCPAPKEIENGEIVGGFAHNQVLALADKVVDAVKSGAIKRFVVMAGCDGRHNSRQYYTDVAGALPDNTIILTAGCAKYRYNKLQLGDIGGIPRVLDAGQCNDSYSLAVIALKLKEVFGLEDINDLPISFDIAWYEQKAVTVLLALLYLGVKGIRLGPTLPEFLTPNVAAVLVEKFGIKPIGTVEEDVEAMMAGV, from the coding sequence ATGGGAATGTATTGCGATCAATGCCAGGAGAGCGTCAGGGGAACAGGCTGTACGGCAAGAGGCGTGTGCGGCAAGGACGAGTTGACCGCCAGGCTGCAGGATGTGCTGGTGTACGCAGCAGAAGGGCTCGCGCTCTGTGCCGAAGGACTTGACGGTCAGGTTCCGGCGGAGTACGGCCGGCTCATCAGCGAGTCGCTGTTCGTGACAGTCACCAACACCAACTTCGACGACGAGGCCATAATCCGGCAGATATGCACGACGCTCGACAGGCGCGACGAACTGAAAGGTTCGCTCAAGGAAGTTCCGTCGCACGACGCCGCCGTCTGGAACGGGCGCACGAGGGAGGAGTTCCTCGACAAATCCGTGGCGTGCGGTATCGAATCGCTCAGCGGAAACGAGGATCTCCGTTCGCTGAAAAGCCTTGTGCTCTACGGCCTCAAGGGGCTTGCGGCCTACACCGATCATGCAGCGGTACTTGGTTACGAAGATCAGGAGATCTACGATTTCTATGTGAAGGGGCTCGCATCGCTGCTTAAACCGCTCGGCGCCGATGAGCTTACCGCTCTGGTGCTCGAAACCGGAGGCGTCGCCGTGAAAGCCATGGCGCTGCTGGACAAGGCCAACACCGAAACCTACGGCAACCCTGAAATCACCACGGTCAGGACCGGTGTCGGTACGAATCCCGGTATCCTCATTTCCGGCCACGATCTGCGCGACATGGAGGATCTTCTGAAACAGACTGAGGGAACCGGCGTGGACGTCTACACCCACTGCGAGATGCTTCCGGCACACTACTATCCGGCTTTCAAGAAGTACAGTCATTTTGTCGGCAACTACGGCAACTCCTGGTGGGCGCAGGATCGCGAGTTCGAGTCGTTCAACGGACCGATCCTCATGACCACCAACTGCATCGTGCCGGTGAGGGAGTCGTACCGCAACAGGATGTACACCACAGGCATGGCGGGTTACGCCGGTCTGAAACATATCGGCGCGCGTCCCGAAGGCGGCAGCAAGGACTTTTCCATGCTGGTCGAACAGGCAAAAACCTGCCCTGCGCCGAAAGAGATCGAGAACGGCGAGATCGTGGGTGGTTTCGCGCACAACCAGGTGCTTGCGCTTGCCGACAAGGTTGTCGATGCCGTGAAGTCCGGTGCGATCAAGAGGTTCGTGGTGATGGCCGGATGCGACGGACGCCACAACTCGCGCCAGTACTACACCGACGTGGCGGGAGCGCTGCCCGACAACACCATCATCCTGACGGCAGGCTGCGCGAAGTACCGCTACAACAAGCTGCAGCTCGGCGACATCGGCGGCATTCCCCGCGTGCTCGACGCCGGCCAGTGCAACGACAGCTACTCGCTTGCCGTGATCGCCCTCAAGCTCAAGGAGGTGTTCGGTCTGGAGGACATCAACGACCTGCCTATCTCCTTCGACATCGCCTGGTACGAGCAGAAGGCCGTCACGGTACTGCTTGCGCTGCTCTATCTCGGCGTGAAAGGCATCCGTCTCGGACCGACGCTTCCCGAGTTCCTCACGCCCAACGTGGCTGCGGTGCTTGTCGAGAAGTTCGGCATCAAGCCTATCGGAACGGTTGAGGAGGATGTGGAGGCGATGATGGCTGGCGTTTAA
- the bchF gene encoding 2-vinyl bacteriochlorophyllide hydratase encodes MPRYTPEQLVKRNASIWTDIQIILAPIQFLIFVAGVTITILYANGLFITNFYWVSVVILFKTLFFALLFITGMFFEKEIFDKWVYSKEFLWEDIGSTVAAAFHLLYFVLAFLGYPEDVLIWEAFLAYFTYVINALQYLVRIILEKLNERKLRLDGRI; translated from the coding sequence ATGCCCCGTTATACTCCCGAACAGCTTGTCAAGCGTAATGCATCGATCTGGACCGATATACAGATCATTCTTGCACCTATCCAGTTCCTTATATTTGTGGCCGGCGTTACCATCACCATTCTCTATGCAAACGGACTGTTCATTACGAATTTTTACTGGGTAAGCGTCGTGATTCTGTTCAAGACGCTCTTTTTTGCGCTTCTTTTCATTACCGGGATGTTTTTCGAAAAAGAGATTTTCGACAAATGGGTCTATTCGAAAGAGTTTCTCTGGGAGGATATCGGAAGCACTGTTGCGGCGGCGTTTCATCTGCTGTATTTTGTTCTGGCCTTCCTTGGATATCCGGAAGATGTGCTTATCTGGGAGGCATTCCTCGCGTATTTTACCTATGTCATCAATGCGCTTCAGTATCTCGTAAGAATTATTCTGGAAAAACTCAACGAACGGAAATTGCGGCTCGATGGTCGTATCTGA
- a CDS encoding tetratricopeptide repeat protein, which yields MLKDALGGYRGTAEEITKGIDRHPEHAEGWYDRANAKSSTGDFTGAVADYTMALKLGLRFREAVMAYGNRAIARAELGEIDGAIEDCSAIIERRPNNKRLLCTAFMQRALLKEKKGDSEGAAGDRKIAALVSPRT from the coding sequence ATGCTGAAAGACGCGCTTGGAGGGTATCGCGGCACCGCCGAGGAGATCACGAAGGGTATCGATCGCCATCCGGAACATGCCGAAGGGTGGTATGACCGTGCCAACGCGAAAAGCAGCACCGGGGACTTCACGGGTGCCGTGGCGGACTACACCATGGCGCTGAAGCTCGGGCTGCGGTTCCGCGAGGCGGTGATGGCTTACGGCAACCGGGCAATCGCCCGAGCCGAACTGGGAGAGATCGACGGCGCCATCGAAGATTGCAGTGCTATCATCGAGCGCCGTCCGAACAACAAACGCCTGCTCTGCACGGCGTTCATGCAAAGGGCTTTACTGAAAGAGAAAAAGGGGGACAGCGAGGGTGCGGCAGGGGATAGAAAGATTGCCGCTCTTGTGAGTCCCCGGACTTAA
- a CDS encoding B12-binding domain-containing radical SAM protein, with protein sequence MYMLKPEETRPLKILLISPQGKMDDDSNQKPLFHMALAVLVSLTPPQHEIELVDEHFHDPIDYDGKYDVVGITSRTLEATRAYEIADTFRAHGKKVVLGGLHISFNAEEAAKHADCIVIGEADNLWTTILDDVAGNSLKSTYNSKDFPPVKEITPIDYARIAKVSKREKVDGTKSIPIYVTRGCPFNCSFCVTPNFTGKQYRAQKPELLKQQIESAKKHFFKANGRTAKPWFMLTDENLGINKKRLWEFLDLLRECDITFSVFLSVNFLEDPETVKKLVDAGCNFVLAGLESIKQSTLEAYNKGHVNSAEKYSKIIDDCRKAGLNIQGNFLMNPAIDTFEDIDELVKFVTKNHIFMPIFQIITPYPGTQMYWEYKNKGLITDEDWEKYNALHLVIKSDRYDPLLFQYKVLKSYTDIYSWRHIAARTWYNPKKMINLITSLAFRNHLRNQLAEFERHHGITPKILEGIK encoded by the coding sequence ATGTACATGCTGAAACCTGAAGAGACAAGACCCCTGAAAATCCTCCTTATTTCGCCACAGGGGAAAATGGATGACGACAGTAACCAGAAACCCCTTTTCCATATGGCGCTTGCCGTCCTGGTAAGCCTGACCCCTCCTCAGCATGAGATCGAACTTGTCGACGAACACTTCCACGATCCGATCGACTACGACGGGAAGTACGATGTTGTCGGCATTACATCCAGAACGCTTGAAGCCACAAGGGCGTATGAAATTGCCGACACCTTCAGGGCTCACGGCAAAAAAGTGGTACTGGGCGGTCTGCATATCTCCTTCAATGCCGAAGAGGCGGCAAAACATGCCGATTGTATCGTTATCGGTGAAGCCGACAATCTCTGGACGACGATACTCGACGACGTCGCCGGAAACTCGCTGAAATCCACCTATAATTCAAAGGATTTTCCGCCTGTCAAGGAGATAACGCCAATCGATTACGCCCGAATTGCCAAAGTGTCGAAACGGGAAAAAGTGGACGGCACGAAATCGATTCCCATCTACGTGACCCGCGGATGCCCCTTCAACTGCTCGTTCTGCGTAACGCCGAATTTTACGGGAAAACAGTATCGCGCGCAGAAACCGGAACTGCTAAAACAGCAGATAGAGTCCGCAAAAAAGCATTTCTTCAAGGCGAACGGACGCACTGCGAAACCCTGGTTCATGCTGACGGATGAAAATCTCGGCATCAACAAAAAACGGCTATGGGAGTTCCTCGACCTCCTCAGGGAGTGCGACATCACCTTCAGCGTTTTTCTGAGCGTCAATTTCCTCGAAGATCCCGAAACCGTCAAAAAGCTCGTGGACGCCGGCTGCAATTTCGTGCTTGCCGGACTCGAGTCGATCAAGCAGAGCACCCTTGAGGCCTACAACAAGGGACATGTCAATTCAGCAGAAAAGTATTCGAAAATCATCGATGACTGCCGAAAAGCAGGCCTGAACATTCAGGGAAACTTCCTCATGAATCCGGCGATCGATACCTTCGAAGATATCGACGAATTGGTGAAATTCGTGACGAAGAACCATATCTTCATGCCGATATTCCAGATCATTACCCCTTACCCCGGCACACAGATGTACTGGGAATACAAAAACAAGGGGCTGATCACCGATGAAGACTGGGAAAAGTACAACGCACTGCATCTGGTCATCAAATCAGATCGCTACGATCCCCTGCTCTTCCAGTACAAGGTGCTCAAGAGCTATACCGACATTTACTCCTGGCGCCACATCGCTGCCAGAACCTGGTATAACCCGAAAAAAATGATCAACCTGATCACCAGCCTCGCATTCCGCAACCACCTGCGCAACCAGCTTGCCGAATTCGAACGTCACCACGGCATCACTCCCAAAATACTCGAAGGCATAAAATAA
- a CDS encoding alpha/beta hydrolase — MIHTFRTVFAVLLLALELAGCTASFQAVQQRPVLSLFYATDRAMSGSSEPGEFYNSDHAPLQYGTCTVSVPQKHRIAELERPVLSMHPERHFELLSIDTLDKQVFFDKVGLFMQRAGSRKTALVFVHGFNISFEAATLRMAQMTSDLDFRGTPLVYSWPSDASLGSYREDERSVVETEGNLYRFLCGIAERSGKAGIYLLAHSMGTRALTSAFIMLAKERPELLSRFGAIVLAAPDINAERFRRELAPSLAGNGVPVTVYASRSDNALRVSENVNGNPRAGEVADIPLIVPGIETIDATDVDSDLLGHSYYNRSRTVLSDMFYIISRGLPASERFSLQPVDTAAGRYWRFRK; from the coding sequence ATGATACATACGTTCAGAACCGTTTTTGCCGTGCTGCTGCTGGCGCTGGAACTTGCCGGGTGCACCGCCTCCTTTCAGGCAGTGCAGCAGCGCCCGGTTCTTTCGCTGTTTTACGCGACCGACCGGGCCATGTCCGGAAGCAGCGAACCGGGGGAGTTCTACAATTCGGATCACGCTCCGCTGCAGTATGGAACCTGCACAGTCTCGGTGCCGCAAAAGCACCGCATAGCCGAGCTTGAAAGGCCGGTGCTGAGCATGCATCCGGAACGTCATTTTGAACTTCTTTCGATCGATACCCTCGACAAGCAGGTTTTTTTCGATAAAGTGGGGCTCTTCATGCAGCGCGCCGGCAGCCGGAAAACTGCTCTGGTATTTGTTCACGGTTTCAACATAAGTTTCGAGGCCGCCACACTGCGCATGGCCCAGATGACCTCCGATCTCGATTTCAGAGGCACACCGCTGGTCTACAGCTGGCCGTCGGACGCTTCGCTCGGTTCATATCGCGAGGACGAACGGAGCGTTGTCGAAACCGAAGGCAATCTTTACCGTTTTCTTTGCGGTATAGCCGAGCGTTCCGGAAAGGCAGGCATCTATCTGCTTGCCCACAGCATGGGAACCCGTGCCCTGACCTCGGCTTTCATCATGCTTGCAAAAGAGCGCCCCGAACTGCTTTCCCGTTTCGGTGCCATCGTGCTTGCCGCGCCGGATATCAATGCGGAACGCTTCAGACGTGAACTTGCGCCATCCCTCGCAGGCAACGGGGTGCCGGTAACGGTTTACGCTTCGCGTTCGGACAATGCGCTCAGGGTCTCCGAAAATGTCAACGGCAACCCGAGGGCCGGTGAAGTCGCAGATATACCGCTTATCGTGCCCGGCATTGAAACCATCGATGCCACCGATGTCGACAGCGATCTTCTTGGCCATTCCTATTACAACCGCTCCAGAACGGTGCTTTCGGACATGTTTTATATCATCAGCAGAGGACTTCCCGCCTCGGAGCGTTTTTCTCTCCAGCCGGTCGATACCGCGGCGGGGAGGTACTGGAGGTTCCGTAAATAG